In Paenibacillus sp. 1781tsa1, one DNA window encodes the following:
- a CDS encoding carbonic anhydrase, translated as MNNIQEILAYNKSFVETKEYEKYTAGKFPTKKMVIITCMDTRLVEMLPKAMNLKNGDVKIIKNAGAIISQPFGSVMRSVLVAIYELGADEVLVVGHTECGMASLHAETMIGHMTERGISEEVMSTLENSGIRLKKWLRGFDSVEEGVKGTVEVIKKHPLLPPNVPVHGMVIDSATGELNLVAEGYGQQASL; from the coding sequence ATGAATAACATTCAAGAGATTTTGGCTTACAACAAATCATTTGTCGAGACTAAAGAATACGAAAAGTATACGGCTGGCAAGTTTCCAACTAAAAAGATGGTTATCATCACTTGTATGGATACACGTCTGGTGGAAATGCTGCCCAAGGCTATGAACCTGAAAAACGGTGATGTGAAAATCATCAAAAACGCAGGTGCGATTATCTCTCAACCTTTTGGTAGTGTTATGCGTTCTGTATTGGTTGCTATCTATGAATTGGGCGCTGATGAGGTGTTGGTGGTAGGTCATACAGAATGTGGTATGGCTTCCCTGCATGCTGAAACGATGATCGGTCACATGACAGAACGTGGAATTTCCGAAGAGGTCATGTCTACGCTTGAAAATTCCGGCATTCGTCTGAAAAAGTGGCTGCGCGGGTTTGACAGTGTTGAAGAAGGGGTAAAAGGAACTGTGGAAGTGATCAAGAAGCATCCATTACTTCCTCCCAATGTACCCGTTCACGGCATGGTTATCGATTCTGCCACAGGTGAGCTTAATCTTGTCGCTGAAGGGTATGGACAACAGGCATCTCTCTAA
- a CDS encoding PadR family transcriptional regulator, producing MNILSYGLLGLLTREESSGYDLMLKIQPHWQAKHSQIYPLLSKMENDELLASRWVQQSDKPDKKMYAVTEKGIEKLLEWMITPVTAPVTRDEFNLRILCVGIAEDGSMRRILNERKSWFMERIRYFEDLKSRIPLDNLRVGNRDFGSYILVQKGLMHAQTGLEWCHWVTQLLDGQAAIQDPSPSVSEI from the coding sequence ATGAACATACTTTCCTACGGATTACTCGGGCTGCTTACCCGCGAGGAGTCATCGGGCTATGATCTAATGCTGAAAATCCAGCCACATTGGCAGGCAAAACACAGCCAGATCTACCCACTCCTGTCCAAGATGGAAAACGATGAGTTATTGGCCTCCCGCTGGGTACAACAGTCTGACAAACCGGATAAGAAAATGTACGCGGTTACGGAAAAAGGCATTGAAAAGCTCTTGGAATGGATGATCACTCCTGTTACCGCACCGGTTACACGCGATGAATTTAATTTGCGTATTTTGTGTGTTGGCATAGCGGAAGACGGAAGCATGAGACGCATTCTCAATGAGCGTAAAAGCTGGTTTATGGAACGTATACGGTACTTCGAGGATCTGAAGTCACGTATACCTCTGGATAATCTTCGTGTAGGCAATCGAGATTTTGGAAGCTACATCCTGGTACAAAAAGGGTTAATGCATGCGCAAACAGGTCTGGAATGGTGCCATTGGGTTACCCAATTGCTTGATGGTCAAGCTGCAATCCAAGACCCCAGTCCAAGCGTTTCAGAAATTTAA
- a CDS encoding YxcD family protein encodes MVLSMDEIVNAICIHMAERKGVRPTDVNVELSWEEDTGYSAEVWIQGRSQYLVESNMIEAILRYLHSEYNIRAYRENVRLDLDEEITAIVNQ; translated from the coding sequence ATGGTTCTGAGCATGGATGAAATTGTGAATGCAATCTGTATTCATATGGCAGAACGTAAGGGTGTACGTCCAACCGATGTCAACGTAGAACTGAGCTGGGAAGAAGATACCGGTTATTCCGCTGAAGTTTGGATTCAAGGCCGCAGTCAATATCTGGTGGAGTCCAATATGATTGAAGCGATTCTTCGCTACCTGCACAGTGAATACAACATCCGGGCGTACCGTGAGAACGTACGACTTGATCTGGATGAAGAGATCACAGCGATTGTTAATCAATAA